A section of the Pseudomonas sp. Q1-7 genome encodes:
- a CDS encoding serine/threonine-protein kinase produces the protein MKLSYQTANVTFKKIKDIGQNGRNSNVFLVHDKHLNSHLAIKEIKTDGFNEEAFLEEAQMLYSSSHPNVVQVQYACNDGENIYIAMPYYANGSLKDLAEKGNLTAREIIRYAIQFLSGLNNVHSKGLLHFDIKPDNILISDRNEALISDFGLSKNMDEYGFATPDGSYADHAPPESVSTSDLDVRSDIYQVGLTLYRLCVGMDSLSEQKDGFENGAAFAAAMRKETYPDRSIYPPHIPMGLRKIVNKCIKKDPDDRYDSVIDLLNALCSVEATGLDWVYSETADRQEWTDTSCDGYKYQFFVYADGKYEGLKTKGAGAPRRVGDFCGKGIDAKQISQILSSEW, from the coding sequence ATGAAACTTTCATACCAAACAGCAAATGTAACATTTAAGAAGATCAAGGATATCGGCCAAAACGGACGGAACTCCAATGTCTTTTTAGTGCACGACAAGCACCTAAATTCCCACCTAGCCATCAAGGAAATAAAGACAGACGGCTTCAACGAAGAGGCGTTCCTAGAAGAAGCCCAGATGCTTTACTCAAGCAGTCACCCGAATGTCGTGCAAGTCCAGTACGCATGCAATGATGGCGAAAACATATATATTGCAATGCCGTACTATGCAAACGGCTCCCTAAAAGATCTAGCGGAGAAAGGCAACCTCACTGCGCGAGAAATAATACGCTATGCAATTCAGTTTCTATCCGGACTAAACAATGTCCACTCAAAGGGGCTTTTGCACTTTGATATTAAGCCTGACAACATACTTATCTCGGACCGAAACGAAGCCCTGATTTCGGATTTCGGTCTATCAAAGAACATGGACGAATATGGCTTTGCTACTCCAGACGGCAGCTATGCAGACCATGCACCCCCAGAATCCGTCAGCACTTCCGACCTTGATGTCCGCTCCGACATCTATCAGGTAGGCCTAACCTTATACAGACTATGCGTCGGAATGGACTCTCTTTCTGAGCAGAAGGATGGATTCGAAAACGGAGCAGCATTTGCAGCAGCAATGCGGAAGGAAACCTACCCGGACCGAAGCATCTATCCACCCCATATCCCCATGGGGCTACGAAAGATAGTAAATAAGTGCATCAAGAAAGATCCTGATGACCGGTATGACTCAGTAATAGATCTGCTAAACGCCCTTTGCTCTGTGGAGGCAACAGGACTCGACTGGGTCTATTCGGAAACCGCTGATCGGCAGGAGTGGACGGACACCTCTTGCGACGGGTACAAATATCAGTTCTTCGTCTACGCTGACGGAAAGTACGAAGGACTCAAAACTAAAGGAGCCGGCGCCCCACGGCGGGTCGGGGACTTCTGCGGCAAAGGAATCGACGCAAAACAGATCTCTCAAATCCTTTCATCTGAATGGTAA